The Clostridium sp. AWRP genome has a window encoding:
- the glp gene encoding gephyrin-like molybdotransferase Glp: MIDVHEAFNIVMNNTKLLKSEDMSLINSLNRVLAEDISSKDNLPPFDKSCMDGYALKSEDTKEKMSKFRIKGSIKAGDFPDIVLKNGEAIKIMTGAPVPKGADAVIQIEKVKVEGKELHVLEKVSPGTNIFKTGEEIKIGDVALKKGKIIRPAEIGLLASLGYTKIKCYKAPKIIIINTGDELININQNLMQGKIRNCNEYTLIALIKNLNAEVKSYGIIRDDKNKIFNAIKTAFEEGDIIITTGGASVGDYDFIEDVLQKVGTDIKFTSVAIKPGKPVVFATFKDKLFFGLPGNPLSVINSFETFAASSIKKMMGREDIFSHEFPVILKDDFKSRKERDCYMYVDIKKEDNHYYAYDVGRQDSNGLFTLTKSNGVVIMKKGTNIAKAGDILNGKFIFK; encoded by the coding sequence GTGATAGACGTACATGAAGCATTCAATATAGTAATGAATAATACAAAACTGCTTAAAAGTGAAGATATGTCCCTGATAAATTCTCTTAACAGGGTATTGGCAGAGGATATAAGTTCAAAAGATAATCTTCCTCCATTTGACAAATCCTGTATGGATGGTTATGCTTTAAAAAGTGAAGATACTAAGGAAAAAATGTCAAAATTTCGAATTAAGGGAAGCATAAAGGCGGGAGATTTTCCTGATATAGTATTGAAAAATGGTGAAGCCATAAAAATAATGACAGGAGCTCCAGTACCAAAAGGTGCAGATGCAGTTATTCAAATAGAAAAAGTAAAAGTAGAAGGAAAAGAACTTCATGTATTGGAAAAGGTATCTCCTGGAACCAACATATTTAAAACTGGTGAGGAGATAAAAATTGGTGATGTTGCTTTAAAAAAGGGAAAAATCATAAGACCTGCAGAAATAGGGCTATTGGCATCACTAGGTTATACTAAAATAAAATGTTACAAAGCCCCTAAAATTATAATAATAAATACAGGGGATGAACTTATAAATATAAATCAAAACTTAATGCAAGGTAAAATAAGAAATTGTAATGAATACACATTAATTGCCCTTATTAAAAATTTAAATGCAGAGGTTAAATCTTATGGAATAATAAGAGATGATAAGAATAAAATTTTTAATGCTATAAAAACTGCATTTGAAGAGGGAGATATAATTATAACTACTGGAGGGGCATCTGTAGGTGATTACGATTTTATAGAAGATGTTCTTCAGAAAGTAGGAACAGATATAAAATTTACTTCAGTAGCTATTAAACCAGGAAAACCAGTTGTTTTTGCAACTTTTAAAGATAAACTATTCTTTGGACTTCCAGGAAATCCACTTTCCGTAATAAATTCATTTGAAACTTTTGCAGCATCATCCATTAAAAAAATGATGGGAAGAGAAGATATATTTTCGCATGAATTTCCTGTAATTTTAAAAGATGATTTTAAATCAAGAAAAGAAAGAGACTGCTATATGTATGTAGACATAAAAAAGGAAGATAACCATTATTATGCTTATGATGTGGGAAGACAAGATTCCAATGGCCTTTTTACACTTACTAAGTCAAATGGTGTGGTTATCATGAAAAAGGGAACTAATATAGCAAAAGCTGGAGATATTTTAAATGGAAAATTTATATTCAAATAA
- the mobB gene encoding molybdopterin-guanine dinucleotide biosynthesis protein B: MENLYSNKRSVISIISSSSNSGKTTLIEGIIRILKSRGYKVGAIKNDAHKLQIDYPGKDSFRFTEAGADNVVIASDNTVAMIKKVNGSKSIEELLLLFEDVDIVIVEGFKGNEFPKIEVYRKNSSKCLLYKNSKYNFQNFIAIVTNENLMTDIPVFDINDIKKVADFIENNFIGGNKNEENRGTSCSQI, translated from the coding sequence ATGGAAAATTTATATTCAAATAAGAGGTCAGTGATTTCTATTATTTCATCTAGTTCAAATTCGGGTAAAACTACATTGATAGAAGGAATAATAAGAATTTTAAAAAGCAGAGGATATAAGGTTGGTGCAATAAAGAATGATGCTCATAAGTTACAGATAGATTACCCAGGAAAAGACAGCTTTAGGTTTACAGAGGCAGGTGCAGACAATGTTGTTATTGCATCGGATAATACAGTGGCTATGATAAAAAAAGTAAATGGATCAAAAAGTATAGAAGAACTTCTTTTGCTTTTTGAAGATGTAGATATTGTAATAGTGGAAGGTTTCAAGGGGAATGAATTTCCTAAAATAGAAGTATACAGGAAAAATTCAAGTAAATGTTTACTCTACAAAAATTCCAAATATAATTTCCAAAATTTTATAGCTATTGTAACCAATGAAAATTTAATGACTGATATTCCTGTATTTGATATAAATGATATAAAAAAAGTAGCTGATTTTATTGAAAACAACTTTATAGGAGGAAATAAAAATGAAGAGAACCGTGGAACTTCATGTAGTCAAATATGA
- the fdhD gene encoding formate dehydrogenase accessory sulfurtransferase FdhD, producing MKRTVELHVVKYDKECKKTVEESTICECPLNIFVNGQHLTVLLCTPEKLKELTIGFLVFKGIIKSLDEIKFLEIDEKNGASRVTLKNSQFNKELYSKPILPAAFNENEKSKFFSYIIDSMKISLINNDNVYIHVDKIYDLMMDNLGYSKTFKLTGGTHCAALCGEDKVVSICEDVGRHNAVDKLIGEAFIKNIYLKDKIIFVSSRVSFEMVYKIARLGVPIIISKSAPTNLSIEFAKALNVTLIGFVRGERMNVYTNPQRII from the coding sequence ATGAAGAGAACCGTGGAACTTCATGTAGTCAAATATGACAAAGAATGTAAGAAGACAGTGGAGGAATCAACTATTTGCGAATGTCCTTTAAATATATTTGTAAATGGTCAACATTTGACAGTACTCTTGTGTACTCCTGAAAAGCTTAAGGAATTAACAATAGGTTTCTTGGTCTTCAAAGGTATTATAAAATCTCTAGATGAAATAAAATTCCTAGAGATAGATGAAAAAAATGGAGCATCCAGGGTAACTTTGAAAAATAGCCAATTTAATAAAGAGTTGTATTCAAAGCCAATACTTCCTGCAGCATTTAATGAAAATGAGAAAAGTAAATTCTTTTCATATATTATTGATTCCATGAAAATTAGTCTAATCAATAATGATAATGTTTACATACATGTCGATAAAATTTATGATTTAATGATGGACAATCTTGGATATTCCAAGACTTTTAAACTCACTGGAGGAACACATTGTGCAGCTCTTTGTGGTGAAGATAAAGTAGTATCTATTTGTGAGGATGTGGGCAGACACAATGCTGTAGACAAGCTTATAGGTGAGGCATTTATAAAAAATATTTATTTAAAAGATAAAATAATATTTGTAAGTAGCAGAGTATCTTTTGAAATGGTATATAAAATTGCTAGACTTGGGGTACCTATAATAATATCTAAATCTGCACCTACAAATCTTTCTATAGAATTTGCAAAAGCTTTAAATGTTACATTAATTGGATTTGTGAGGGGAGAAAGAATGAATGTATATACAAATCCACAGAGAATAATATAG
- the nuoE gene encoding NADH-quinone oxidoreductase subunit NuoE — protein MLTKQQNEDLSGQDVIQKYPKEQRFTLAILQDIQRKYKYIPREALENLAKYLDTPVSRLYGMATFYKALSLTPKGENIITVCDGTACHVAGSMVVMDELEKAIGIKPGETTEDLKFSINTVNCIGCCAIAPVMMINDKYYGNLTPKLVEEILSEYRSESDE, from the coding sequence ATGTTAACTAAACAGCAAAATGAAGACCTGTCTGGACAAGATGTAATTCAGAAATATCCTAAAGAGCAGAGATTTACTCTTGCTATACTACAGGATATACAGAGAAAGTACAAATATATACCAAGAGAAGCACTGGAGAATTTAGCTAAGTATTTGGACACGCCTGTAAGTAGACTGTATGGTATGGCTACTTTTTATAAGGCATTAAGCCTTACTCCAAAAGGGGAAAACATAATAACTGTATGTGATGGAACCGCTTGTCACGTTGCTGGTTCTATGGTTGTAATGGATGAACTTGAAAAGGCAATAGGAATTAAACCAGGTGAAACTACAGAAGATCTTAAATTTTCAATAAATACAGTTAACTGTATAGGATGCTGTGCAATAGCTCCTGTCATGATGATAAATGACAAATATTATGGAAATTTAACACCTAAACTGGTTGAAGAAATTCTTAGTGAGTATAGGAGTGAGAGTGATGA